The genomic segment CAGCTATAAGGACTTCAAGAGGTCGTTCCTTTGGTACTACACCTACTGCCGAAAGAATTCCAATTGCTATGGGCAAATCGAAAGAGGCTCCTTCCTTCTTTAGGTCCGCTGGAGCAAGATTTACGGTGATTCTGTCGTTGGGAAACTCAAACCCGCTATTTTTTATTGCCGCTCTCACCCTCTCTTTGCTTTCCTTTACGGATGCCTCAGGTAAGCCGACGATGTTGAAAGACGGAAGCCCATAGCTTATGTCGGTTTCAACTTCGACCCTTATGGCGTCTATACCGAGTATAGCCGAAGTTATAACCTTAGAGATCATCGGAAAGAAAGTACCGAGCAAGTTCCCTCACAAAACCAGCGTATTCATGGGTACAAACCAAAACCCCGTTCTTTGCTGCAACGACTATCAAACCATCGACTCCCAGAACACCTAGATTTAAATCATCGCTGATTATGATCGAGTTTTTAACGTCCGATACAAAGGCATTTCCGATCCTTACGAGAGAGTTCTCATCCTTTTTTAAAATCCTAAAAAGGGAAGCCCAGGTCCCCACGTCGTCCCAGACAAAATCTCCCTTTACCATGAGCACTTCTGTCGACTTTTCCATAACGCCGTAATCTATGGAAATCCGAGGTAATCTTTTATAACAGGCCGAAAACCTCGCAAAATCGCCATTCTCCTGGTAAGAAAGAGCCTCTTTTAAACCTTCAAATAATTGAGGGAGACACCTTTCAATCTCACGAAGGATAGCTGATGTTCTCCAAACAAAGATTCCAGAATTCCAATAAAAGTCACCAGCCTCAAGATACTCCTTGGCCTTTTCCAGGGAAGGTTTTTCCACAAACCTTTGTACCCTGTAAACAGGTGGCTCAGAGAGTGAAAAAACCTCTCCTACCCTTATATAGCCGTAGCCGATCTCTGGTCTTGTTGGACGGATACCGAAAGTTAAAAGAAAATCGGTCTCTTTTGCAATCTCTACTGCCCGCAAAAGAGCTATTTTGAAAAGGTCTTCAGTCCCTATGTAATGATCGGCTGGAAAGAAGGCTACTACGGGATCACCGAAAAGTTTATTTAGAAAGAAAACCGAATAAGCGATACATGCGGCTGTGTCTCTTCCCTCAGGTTCCACGATGATAAAATCTGATTTCAAATTCGGATATAATTCTTTAAGCGTGGAAAGATGTTCTTGAGCCAAGACGAAGAATATCCTATCTTCAGGAAAGACCTTTTTTAACCTCTCGTATGTAAGTTCTATCAGAGAATTTCCATCTATGAGCTTTAGGAATGGCTTTGGCGATCTTGGGGTACTAAGCGGCCAGAACCTTTCGCCTTTACCGCCAGCCATTATAACGGCACAGACAGTATCGGTCATTTCAGAAATTTAATAAGCTCGGGAAGGTAGTAGGATGCACTTCCGGCAAAAAAGAAATCAGTGATTGACCTTGTAAAGGGTGTCCTTTCTATGTTTAT from the Thermodesulfobacteriota bacterium genome contains:
- a CDS encoding mannose-1-phosphate guanylyltransferase; translated protein: MTDTVCAVIMAGGKGERFWPLSTPRSPKPFLKLIDGNSLIELTYERLKKVFPEDRIFFVLAQEHLSTLKELYPNLKSDFIIVEPEGRDTAACIAYSVFFLNKLFGDPVVAFFPADHYIGTEDLFKIALLRAVEIAKETDFLLTFGIRPTRPEIGYGYIRVGEVFSLSEPPVYRVQRFVEKPSLEKAKEYLEAGDFYWNSGIFVWRTSAILREIERCLPQLFEGLKEALSYQENGDFARFSACYKRLPRISIDYGVMEKSTEVLMVKGDFVWDDVGTWASLFRILKKDENSLVRIGNAFVSDVKNSIIISDDLNLGVLGVDGLIVVAAKNGVLVCTHEYAGFVRELARYFLSDDL